The proteins below are encoded in one region of Pseudonocardia sp. DSM 110487:
- a CDS encoding cupin domain-containing protein, which translates to METELGARLRAERLRQGLSLRALAQRVGVSASMLSQVEIGRSRASVSTLYAVVEELGLSMDALFAREGAGAEWPDSVRGEPVVRSTERSRIVLDTGVVWERLAHLDPGELEFLEATYPAGSTSGASGRFSQHTGLDCCYVLSGQLTLHLGFEAYELGVGDSAAFDATRPHKLENTGTEDCRALWFIVHRSGRTWPGNHSRSDPASGNAETR; encoded by the coding sequence GTGGAGACCGAGCTCGGTGCGCGCCTGCGTGCGGAACGGCTGCGTCAGGGGCTGTCCCTCCGCGCGCTCGCGCAGCGGGTGGGCGTGTCGGCGAGCATGTTGTCGCAGGTGGAGATCGGGCGCAGTCGCGCATCGGTGTCCACGCTCTACGCCGTCGTCGAGGAGCTCGGCCTGTCGATGGACGCGCTCTTCGCCCGGGAAGGTGCCGGGGCCGAGTGGCCGGACTCGGTCCGGGGCGAGCCGGTGGTGCGCAGCACCGAACGGTCCCGCATCGTGCTCGACACCGGGGTGGTGTGGGAGCGCCTCGCGCACCTCGACCCCGGCGAGCTGGAGTTCCTGGAGGCGACCTACCCGGCGGGGAGCACGTCAGGGGCGTCCGGGCGGTTCAGCCAGCACACGGGCCTCGACTGCTGCTACGTGCTGTCGGGGCAGCTCACGCTCCACCTCGGGTTCGAGGCCTACGAGCTCGGAGTCGGCGACTCCGCGGCCTTCGACGCCACCCGGCCCCACAAGCTCGAGAACACCGGCACCGAGGACTGCCGTGCGCTGTGGTTCATCGTTCACCGGTCCGGACGCACCTGGCCGGGGAACCACTCCCGCTCCGATCCCGCATCGGGGAACGCCGAGACGAGGTGA
- a CDS encoding amidohydrolase family protein encodes MSPTAPPARTLLRGGVVITADPATDVLPRGDVLIEGDRIAAVGARVEPPAGTDVVDVPGHIVMPGFVDTHRHTWQSVVRGYAANWTLGQYLVGIHSGLSRHFRPEDTYVANLLGAVEALDSGITTLLDWSHNLYTPQHGDAAVQALRDAGLRAVFAHGGGAHEWGAVPSDVPHTGDVRRIRSEQFASDDGLVTMAIALRGPQFTTAEVNAHDYKLAAELDLPITVHVGDGEWGRSGPIRRLRSEGLLRDRTTYVHCCTLDDDELRMIADSGGSASVAPDVEMAMGHGWPATGRLLRAGVRPSLSIDVCSLNGGDMFATMRTAIGVQRALDNDRHVQEGTAPERLDLTCRDVVEFATIDGARACGLDDRTGSLTPGKQADVIVLAPSVATSPLNNPLGAVVYAAHPGLVDTVYVAGRCRKRAGKLLDVDLDDLLRRAVRSRDHLVSAFPDAGSEREWFPGQVRPDR; translated from the coding sequence ATGTCCCCCACCGCTCCCCCCGCCCGCACGCTGCTGCGGGGCGGCGTCGTCATCACGGCTGACCCCGCCACCGACGTCCTCCCCCGCGGCGACGTCCTCATCGAGGGCGACCGGATCGCCGCGGTCGGCGCGCGGGTCGAGCCGCCGGCCGGCACCGACGTGGTCGACGTGCCGGGGCACATCGTGATGCCGGGCTTCGTCGACACGCACCGGCACACCTGGCAGTCGGTCGTGCGCGGCTACGCCGCGAACTGGACGCTCGGCCAGTACCTGGTGGGCATCCACAGCGGGCTGAGCAGGCACTTCCGTCCCGAGGACACCTACGTCGCCAACCTGCTCGGCGCGGTGGAGGCCCTGGACTCCGGGATCACGACGCTGCTCGACTGGTCGCACAACCTCTACACCCCGCAGCACGGCGACGCCGCCGTCCAGGCGTTGCGGGACGCGGGGCTGCGGGCGGTGTTCGCCCACGGCGGCGGCGCCCACGAATGGGGCGCCGTGCCCTCCGACGTCCCGCACACCGGCGACGTCCGCCGGATCCGTTCCGAGCAGTTCGCCTCGGACGACGGCCTGGTCACGATGGCCATCGCCCTGCGCGGCCCGCAGTTCACCACTGCCGAGGTCAACGCCCACGACTACAAGCTCGCCGCCGAGCTCGACCTGCCGATCACCGTGCACGTCGGCGACGGCGAGTGGGGCCGCAGTGGCCCGATTCGGCGGCTGCGCAGCGAGGGCCTGCTCCGCGACCGCACGACATACGTCCACTGCTGCACGCTCGACGACGACGAGCTCCGAATGATCGCCGACTCGGGCGGAAGCGCCTCGGTGGCCCCCGACGTCGAGATGGCGATGGGCCACGGCTGGCCGGCCACCGGTCGGCTACTGCGGGCCGGCGTGCGCCCCAGCCTCTCGATCGACGTCTGCAGCCTCAACGGCGGGGACATGTTCGCCACCATGCGCACGGCGATCGGCGTGCAGCGGGCCCTGGACAACGACCGCCACGTCCAGGAGGGCACCGCACCCGAGCGGCTCGACCTCACCTGCCGCGACGTCGTCGAGTTCGCCACCATCGACGGGGCACGGGCGTGCGGGCTGGACGACCGCACGGGGTCGCTGACGCCCGGCAAGCAGGCCGACGTGATCGTACTGGCGCCGTCGGTGGCGACGTCACCGCTCAACAACCCGCTCGGCGCCGTGGTCTACGCGGCACACCCCGGCCTCGTCGACACCGTGTACGTGGCGGGGCGGTGCCGCAAGCGCGCGGGCAAGCTGCTCGACGTCGACCTGGACGACCTGCTGCGGCGGGCCGTGCGATCCCGCGATCACCTCGTCTCGGCGTTCCCCGATGCGGGATCGGAGCGGGAGTGGTTCCCCGGCCAGGTGCGTCCGGACCGGTGA
- a CDS encoding NAD(P)-binding domain-containing protein, giving the protein MLIGFAGIGRMGRPMARNLVAAGYRVLGHDPALDRMPDGVMPVADAAALAEAPISISMLPDAVTTRDLVLGALSGAGADHVHVVMGTVGPQVVRELAAGGPVAIVDAPVSGSVQLAETAAISTMVGGHPDHVERVRPVLAAMTSAQFLTGPVGSGSVAKLAVNAVLGVLSHGVAEGILIAECGGLDPAVFYEVLRGSAAGAPYVGYKEQAFLDPDAAGVAAPVSLIRKDMGLALDLARGHGLGLPASEVAFAVLDDAVAAGLGEQDMARVLTALRRRTDEGDEPMTENGVEATIRSLEDARYDAVVRGDIAAFVELAHPDLTYTHSNGSVDTLDSYREKLESGYYDYHRIDHPIDRIVVEGDTALVIGEMHADITAGGTRKALANRALAVWVRVDGTWRLLAYQPTVLPEGSGAR; this is encoded by the coding sequence GTGCTGATCGGGTTCGCGGGGATCGGCCGGATGGGCCGTCCGATGGCACGCAACCTGGTGGCGGCGGGCTACCGCGTCCTCGGCCACGACCCCGCGCTCGATCGGATGCCGGACGGGGTCATGCCGGTGGCCGACGCCGCGGCGCTGGCCGAGGCGCCGATCAGCATCAGCATGCTCCCCGACGCCGTGACCACCCGGGATCTCGTGCTGGGCGCGCTGTCGGGCGCCGGAGCGGACCACGTCCACGTCGTCATGGGTACGGTCGGCCCGCAGGTGGTGCGCGAGCTCGCGGCAGGCGGCCCGGTGGCGATCGTCGACGCCCCGGTGTCGGGCAGCGTGCAGCTCGCCGAGACCGCGGCGATCAGCACCATGGTCGGCGGGCACCCCGATCACGTCGAGCGGGTGCGCCCGGTGCTCGCCGCGATGACGTCGGCCCAGTTCCTCACCGGCCCGGTGGGTTCGGGGTCCGTCGCCAAGCTCGCGGTGAACGCGGTGCTGGGCGTGCTCAGCCATGGCGTCGCCGAGGGCATCCTGATCGCCGAGTGCGGCGGGCTGGATCCCGCCGTCTTCTACGAGGTGCTGCGCGGCAGCGCGGCGGGCGCCCCGTACGTCGGGTACAAGGAGCAGGCGTTCCTCGACCCCGACGCTGCGGGCGTCGCGGCACCGGTGTCGCTGATCCGCAAGGACATGGGACTCGCGCTCGACCTGGCGCGCGGGCACGGGCTCGGTCTGCCCGCGTCGGAGGTGGCGTTCGCGGTGCTCGACGATGCCGTGGCGGCCGGGCTGGGGGAGCAGGACATGGCGCGGGTGCTCACCGCGTTGCGCAGGCGAACCGACGAAGGAGACGAACCGATGACCGAGAACGGGGTCGAGGCGACCATCCGGTCCCTCGAAGACGCCCGCTACGACGCCGTGGTGCGCGGCGACATCGCGGCGTTCGTCGAGCTCGCCCATCCCGACCTGACCTACACCCACTCCAACGGCAGCGTGGACACGCTCGACTCCTACCGGGAGAAGCTCGAGTCGGGCTACTACGACTACCACCGGATCGACCACCCGATCGACCGGATCGTCGTGGAGGGGGACACGGCGCTGGTCATCGGCGAGATGCACGCGGACATCACCGCCGGTGGCACGCGCAAGGCGCTCGCCAACCGCGCGCTGGCGGTGTGGGTGCGGGTGGACGGGACGTGGCGGTTGCTGGCCTACCAGCCGACGGTGCTGCCGGAGGGTTCCGGGGCGCGGTGA
- a CDS encoding MFS transporter, with protein MTSTSTAAQRAGRHAGPAWLILSLACACQFMVILDASIVNVALPSIRLDLGFTPTGLARVVNGYLLTFAGFMLLGGRAADLFGHRRILIAGMFSFSASSLVAGMSSAPEVLVAARVVQGMGAAMLAPATLVVLNTYFTEEKARARAFGMWAASGGVGGMAGAVVGGALTTGLSWRWVFLINVPIGAVLIVVAMIALAGGRAVRREPLDLVGAVTGTVGLAALIYGVMHSADHGWASAPVVGPVVAGLVLLVVFIVVEARFAAHPMMPLRLFTIRGVAVGNAMLMLFGGIAIAMWYFTSLFLQNVLGFSALDAGLGQTPAAVTFLVVARWAAALLPRTGVRPLMLAGCGCFLAGFGWLAQAHADSGYVTSVLGPTLLVAVGIGLTFPTLMAAATADAPEGDAGIIGGLANTASQVGGSIGLAVLATAAGARAAAETDADSPAALAAGYDLVFLIAAGLGLAIAAVSALLPHSGEESGAGPAPAR; from the coding sequence ATGACCAGCACCAGCACCGCAGCTCAGAGGGCCGGGCGGCACGCCGGACCCGCCTGGTTGATCCTCTCACTGGCGTGTGCCTGCCAGTTCATGGTGATCCTGGACGCGTCCATCGTGAACGTCGCGTTGCCCTCGATCCGCCTGGACCTGGGCTTCACGCCCACCGGCCTCGCCCGGGTGGTGAATGGCTACCTGCTCACCTTCGCCGGCTTCATGCTGCTGGGCGGCCGCGCCGCCGACCTGTTCGGCCACCGCCGGATCCTGATCGCCGGGATGTTCTCGTTCTCGGCCTCGAGCCTGGTCGCCGGCATGAGCTCCGCTCCGGAGGTCCTGGTGGCGGCCCGTGTCGTGCAGGGCATGGGAGCCGCCATGCTGGCCCCGGCGACGCTGGTCGTGCTCAACACCTACTTCACCGAGGAGAAGGCGCGGGCCCGGGCGTTCGGCATGTGGGCGGCCTCCGGCGGTGTGGGCGGGATGGCCGGCGCCGTCGTGGGTGGTGCCCTCACAACCGGCCTGTCGTGGCGGTGGGTCTTCCTGATCAACGTGCCGATCGGCGCGGTACTGATCGTAGTGGCCATGATCGCGCTGGCCGGCGGGCGAGCCGTTCGACGGGAACCGCTCGACCTCGTCGGCGCGGTCACGGGGACGGTAGGGCTGGCCGCGCTGATCTACGGAGTCATGCACAGCGCCGATCACGGCTGGGCGTCCGCACCGGTCGTCGGGCCGGTCGTGGCGGGCCTGGTCCTGCTCGTCGTGTTCATCGTGGTGGAGGCGCGTTTCGCCGCTCACCCGATGATGCCCCTGCGGCTGTTCACGATCCGGGGGGTGGCCGTCGGCAACGCCATGTTGATGCTGTTCGGCGGGATCGCCATCGCTATGTGGTATTTCACGTCGCTGTTCCTGCAGAACGTCCTCGGCTTCAGCGCGCTCGACGCCGGACTGGGGCAGACACCTGCGGCGGTGACGTTCCTGGTGGTCGCGCGATGGGCCGCCGCCCTGCTGCCGCGCACCGGTGTGCGCCCGCTGATGCTGGCCGGTTGCGGCTGTTTCCTGGCCGGTTTCGGCTGGCTCGCCCAGGCCCACGCCGACAGTGGCTACGTCACGAGCGTGCTCGGGCCCACGCTGCTCGTCGCGGTCGGCATCGGGCTGACCTTCCCCACTCTCATGGCGGCGGCGACCGCCGATGCCCCCGAGGGCGACGCGGGGATCATCGGCGGCCTGGCCAACACCGCCAGTCAGGTAGGCGGGTCGATCGGCCTGGCGGTGCTCGCGACGGCCGCCGGCGCCAGAGCCGCGGCGGAGACCGACGCGGATTCCCCTGCCGCCCTCGCCGCCGGCTACGACCTGGTCTTCCTCATCGCGGCCGGGCTCGGCCTGGCCATCGCGGCGGTCAGCGCGCTGCTACCGCACTCCGGCGAGGAATCCGGCGCCGGGCCGGCGCCGGCGAGATGA
- the wrbA gene encoding NAD(P)H:quinone oxidoreductase: MTVKVAVIYYSATGAVHALAQAVAEGAASAGAGVRLRRVAELAPDSAIDQDPRWRQHADATASVALASLEDLAWADAFAFGTPTRFGAPAAQLKQFIDQAGGLWHEGRLADKPVTAFTSAFNRHGGNEATILSLGNVFYHWGALIVPPGFTDPAVSAAGGNPYGTSAVTGPTGDGPDTAALEAARYQGRRLAQITARLLAGRGVTDIAVGNGNARDAMAGTTSRTA, translated from the coding sequence ATGACTGTGAAGGTTGCCGTCATCTACTACAGCGCGACGGGCGCGGTCCACGCACTCGCGCAGGCCGTCGCCGAGGGCGCTGCCTCCGCCGGGGCCGGAGTGCGGCTGCGGCGGGTCGCCGAGCTGGCGCCCGACAGTGCGATCGACCAGGACCCGCGGTGGCGGCAGCACGCCGATGCCACCGCATCGGTCGCACTGGCATCGCTCGAGGACCTGGCGTGGGCCGACGCGTTCGCGTTCGGGACGCCGACGCGGTTCGGTGCGCCGGCCGCGCAGCTCAAGCAGTTCATCGACCAGGCAGGCGGACTGTGGCACGAAGGCCGACTGGCCGACAAGCCGGTGACGGCCTTCACTTCGGCGTTCAACCGGCACGGCGGCAACGAGGCGACGATCTTGTCGCTGGGCAACGTCTTCTACCACTGGGGGGCGTTGATCGTCCCGCCCGGATTCACCGATCCGGCCGTGTCCGCCGCCGGCGGCAACCCCTACGGCACCTCGGCGGTGACCGGCCCGACCGGGGACGGCCCGGACACCGCGGCGCTGGAGGCGGCCAGGTACCAAGGTCGGCGACTGGCCCAGATCACGGCCCGGCTGCTGGCGGGCCGCGGCGTCACCGATATCGCCGTGGGCAACGGGAACGCCCGCGACGCCATGGCCGGAACGACCTCCCGGACCGCGTGA
- a CDS encoding MarR family winged helix-turn-helix transcriptional regulator — protein MDFEHADAINQAIRLLSLRHRARAAALLAPLGLHPGQEALLLVLARTGPMIQAQLSEALAVEPPSVTLMTRKLEASGHVRRTPVPSDKRASIVELTDSGEVLVEQVKRLWCALAEETVAGLPARTVAELPGVLTTLTVNVDTRRPGYPRGRRNGPVAES, from the coding sequence GTGGACTTCGAGCACGCCGACGCCATCAACCAGGCCATCCGCCTGCTGAGCCTGCGCCACCGGGCCAGGGCCGCGGCGCTGCTGGCCCCGCTCGGCCTGCACCCCGGCCAGGAGGCACTCCTGCTCGTGCTCGCCCGGACCGGCCCGATGATCCAGGCCCAGCTCAGTGAGGCGCTCGCGGTCGAGCCGCCCAGCGTCACGCTCATGACCCGCAAGCTCGAAGCATCCGGCCATGTCCGCCGCACACCGGTGCCCTCAGACAAGCGCGCCAGCATCGTGGAACTCACCGACAGCGGCGAGGTGCTCGTCGAGCAGGTCAAGCGGCTGTGGTGTGCTCTGGCGGAGGAAACCGTGGCCGGGCTGCCCGCCCGGACCGTGGCCGAACTACCCGGCGTCCTGACGACCCTGACCGTCAACGTGGACACCAGGCGCCCCGGCTACCCGCGCGGCCGCCGAAACGGGCCGGTCGCGGAATCGTGA
- a CDS encoding alpha/beta fold hydrolase — MPVQTVRTGVALNYEVSGDGDPLLLVMGTSGSILLWGELLPRLAERYRVIAFDNRGLGGSERGEGPITAASMAEDASALLEALDVPRAHAMGWSLGSAVVQELAMAHPRQVASAVLYATWGRCDGFQRSMLSALRLPYAVRDMEAALAVAGLAFSPELLDRPDLPQLLEPMLPAFPQTEAQMAVTVEQWDADLALDTLDRLGGIEAPTLVVVGEQDLLTPPRQAKAVADAIPKATYELVTGPGSSHCLHIERPDDVVRIVTGFLDEQVVT, encoded by the coding sequence GTGCCCGTGCAGACCGTCCGTACCGGAGTCGCGCTGAACTACGAGGTGAGCGGGGACGGCGACCCCCTCCTGCTCGTGATGGGCACCTCCGGCTCCATCCTGCTGTGGGGCGAGCTGCTGCCCCGCCTCGCCGAGCGCTACCGGGTCATCGCCTTCGACAACCGGGGACTCGGGGGCAGCGAACGCGGCGAGGGCCCGATCACAGCGGCCTCCATGGCGGAGGACGCATCCGCGCTGCTCGAGGCCCTCGACGTGCCGAGGGCACATGCCATGGGCTGGTCCCTCGGATCAGCCGTGGTGCAGGAGCTCGCCATGGCGCATCCGCGGCAGGTCGCCTCGGCGGTCCTGTACGCGACATGGGGCCGGTGCGACGGCTTCCAGCGCTCGATGCTGTCCGCGCTCCGACTCCCCTACGCGGTGCGGGACATGGAGGCGGCGCTGGCCGTCGCCGGGCTCGCGTTCTCCCCCGAGCTGCTGGACCGGCCGGACCTCCCGCAGCTGCTGGAACCGATGCTGCCCGCCTTCCCCCAGACCGAGGCCCAGATGGCGGTCACCGTGGAGCAGTGGGACGCCGACCTCGCGCTCGACACGCTCGACCGCCTCGGTGGGATCGAGGCGCCGACGCTCGTCGTCGTCGGCGAGCAGGACCTGCTGACCCCGCCGCGGCAGGCGAAGGCGGTGGCCGACGCCATCCCCAAGGCCACCTACGAGCTGGTGACCGGGCCCGGGTCGAGCCACTGCCTGCACATCGAGCGCCCCGACGACGTGGTGCGGATCGTCACCGGCTTCCTCGACGAGCAGGTCGTGACCTGA
- a CDS encoding NAD(P)/FAD-dependent oxidoreductase translates to MTTAPGTAPERDIAETQDAGHVDVLIVGAGVSGIGAAHHLRERFPERTFAILDAQDNRGGTWWTHRYPGVRSDSDLFTYGYRHKPWRGPSIAAGEEILAYLDEVIDEDDLDRHIRYRHRVTAAAWSTEDRRWTVEVTREDTGQRLRFTTDFLWMCQGYYNHARPYQPRWEGMDRFQGLIVHPQGWPDDLDHTGKRIVVIGSGATAATLIPAMAEKAEHVTMLQRSPSYYFAPPVTHELAVTLRELDIPEEWTHEILRRQYIAQQHWLTRMSQDAPDELHTFLIDSMRPLLPDGFDVEKHFTPRYRPWQQRIAIVPDGDLFAALREGKASIVTDTIEEFTEKGIRVGSGEEIEADVVVTATGFNLSAFGDVAFTVDGEPVDFTRRLTWRGVMISDVPNMAYVFGYFRHSWTLRVDLVIDLVDRLFRHMGDKGATVVVPTLRPEDADMEIRPWSDPENFNAGYVMRSQHVLFKQGDREPWTHMLEHEQEAEILPKADLDDGSLVYR, encoded by the coding sequence ATGACGACTGCACCAGGCACAGCCCCCGAGCGGGACATCGCGGAAACCCAGGACGCCGGTCACGTCGACGTCCTCATCGTCGGGGCCGGGGTATCCGGGATCGGCGCCGCGCACCACCTGCGGGAGCGCTTCCCCGAGCGCACCTTCGCCATCCTGGACGCGCAGGACAACCGGGGCGGGACCTGGTGGACGCACCGGTACCCGGGGGTGCGCTCGGACAGCGACCTGTTCACCTACGGCTACCGGCACAAGCCGTGGCGTGGCCCGTCGATCGCGGCGGGAGAGGAGATCCTCGCCTACCTCGACGAGGTCATCGACGAGGACGACTTGGACCGGCACATCCGCTACCGGCACCGGGTCACCGCGGCCGCCTGGTCCACGGAGGACCGCCGATGGACCGTCGAGGTCACCCGGGAGGACACCGGACAACGGCTGCGGTTCACCACCGACTTCCTGTGGATGTGCCAGGGCTACTACAACCACGCCAGGCCCTACCAGCCGCGATGGGAGGGCATGGACCGGTTCCAGGGCCTGATCGTGCACCCGCAGGGCTGGCCCGATGACCTCGACCACACGGGCAAGCGCATCGTCGTCATCGGCTCCGGCGCCACCGCGGCGACGCTGATCCCCGCGATGGCGGAGAAGGCGGAGCACGTGACGATGCTGCAGCGCTCCCCGTCCTACTACTTCGCGCCGCCGGTCACCCACGAGCTCGCCGTGACGCTGCGCGAGCTGGACATCCCGGAGGAGTGGACGCACGAGATCCTGCGCCGTCAGTACATCGCGCAACAGCACTGGCTCACTCGGATGTCGCAGGATGCGCCCGATGAGCTGCACACATTCCTCATCGACTCGATGCGCCCGCTGCTTCCCGATGGCTTCGACGTCGAGAAGCACTTCACCCCGCGGTACCGCCCGTGGCAGCAGCGCATCGCCATCGTCCCGGACGGCGACCTGTTCGCGGCGCTGCGCGAGGGCAAGGCCTCGATCGTCACCGACACCATCGAGGAGTTCACCGAGAAGGGCATCCGTGTCGGCTCGGGCGAGGAGATCGAGGCCGACGTCGTGGTGACGGCCACCGGATTCAACCTGTCGGCCTTCGGCGACGTGGCCTTCACCGTCGACGGCGAACCGGTCGACTTCACCCGACGGCTCACCTGGCGCGGCGTCATGATCAGCGATGTGCCGAACATGGCCTACGTGTTCGGCTACTTCCGGCACAGCTGGACGTTGCGCGTGGACCTGGTGATCGATCTGGTCGACCGCCTGTTCCGACACATGGGGGACAAGGGCGCCACGGTGGTTGTCCCGACGCTGCGGCCGGAGGACGCCGACATGGAGATCCGGCCGTGGTCGGATCCGGAGAACTTCAACGCCGGGTACGTCATGCGCTCCCAGCACGTCCTGTTCAAGCAGGGTGACCGCGAGCCGTGGACGCACATGCTCGAGCACGAGCAGGAGGCGGAGATCCTTCCGAAGGCCGACCTCGACGACGGTTCGCTCGTCTACCGCTGA
- a CDS encoding sigma-54-dependent Fis family transcriptional regulator codes for MGDLADRRLLLTSARAAFLERADTDLRGVPGHVAASWRRSVSSGVHPSVVITEYHSDLDFGSRLVRCALPVIEQLGEQIADIPTCVALTDDRARLLVRRDSSRWSGRVADRLYFAQGFGYAEGSVGTNGVGTVLEFGDSVHIVGAEHFVESLQPYACAGAPIRDPFTGRIEGVLDISCLSEDSSPILHSLVRSAAARIQRNLLADRNQQQQALFDTYTRVDARSRQAVLAVGPRTVMANSPMQTLLDPGDMLALQDHLRFLMIRHATVDERVDLPSGARVRLRGSTVTVGAADAGMVAVVSVLNEVDGGAGAPARAVRAAESGSPAWRVASAAVGRALRAGSAVLVIGEPGSGRFTLLSERYRHIHETGRVVGIEAEQVEAAPMDVAAAILRPEPSPALPVLRDVDRLSGAAMDALLAALGDDVPSIAATAAEPTHDALLTLFGTSATVPPLRNRSGDLPALVDALLAGLAAHRDVRLSREALRLLSRYDWPGNVRQLRDALASALRRRPVGRIEAADLPAFCQSAPRSSLRPVDQAERDAIVNALRDAGGNRVAAAAALGLARSTLYRKIRQYRITV; via the coding sequence ATGGGAGACCTCGCGGATCGCAGGCTCCTGCTCACCTCCGCCCGCGCCGCGTTCCTGGAGCGCGCGGACACGGATCTGCGCGGCGTGCCCGGCCACGTGGCCGCGTCATGGCGGCGCAGCGTCTCCAGCGGGGTCCACCCGAGTGTCGTGATCACCGAGTACCACAGCGACCTCGACTTCGGCTCCCGCCTCGTCCGTTGCGCACTGCCGGTGATCGAGCAGCTCGGCGAGCAGATCGCGGACATCCCGACGTGCGTGGCGCTGACCGACGACCGGGCCCGGCTGCTCGTCAGGAGAGACAGCAGCCGGTGGTCCGGCCGCGTCGCCGACCGCCTGTACTTCGCGCAGGGCTTCGGCTACGCCGAGGGGTCGGTCGGCACCAACGGCGTCGGGACGGTCCTGGAGTTCGGCGATTCGGTGCACATCGTCGGAGCCGAGCACTTCGTCGAGAGCCTGCAGCCCTACGCCTGTGCGGGCGCGCCGATCCGCGACCCGTTCACCGGCCGGATCGAGGGCGTGCTGGACATCAGCTGCCTGAGCGAGGACTCCTCGCCGATCCTGCACTCGCTGGTCCGCTCGGCGGCCGCGCGCATCCAGCGCAACCTGCTGGCGGACCGCAACCAGCAGCAGCAGGCGCTGTTCGACACCTACACCCGCGTCGACGCCCGCAGCAGGCAGGCCGTCCTTGCCGTCGGGCCGCGGACGGTGATGGCGAACTCGCCGATGCAGACCCTGCTCGACCCGGGCGACATGCTGGCACTGCAGGACCACCTGCGGTTCCTCATGATCCGCCACGCGACCGTGGACGAGCGGGTCGACCTGCCGTCCGGGGCGCGGGTGCGGCTGCGCGGGTCCACGGTGACCGTCGGTGCCGCCGACGCCGGGATGGTCGCGGTGGTGTCGGTGCTGAACGAGGTCGACGGCGGCGCGGGGGCGCCCGCGCGGGCCGTACGAGCGGCGGAGAGCGGATCGCCGGCATGGCGGGTCGCCTCGGCGGCCGTCGGGCGGGCACTGCGCGCCGGCTCGGCGGTCCTCGTCATCGGAGAGCCCGGCAGCGGGCGGTTCACGCTGCTGTCGGAGCGCTACCGGCACATCCACGAGACGGGCCGCGTCGTCGGCATCGAGGCGGAGCAGGTCGAGGCCGCTCCCATGGACGTCGCCGCCGCGATCCTGCGGCCGGAGCCGTCACCGGCGCTGCCCGTGCTGCGGGACGTCGACCGCCTGTCGGGAGCCGCGATGGACGCGCTGCTCGCCGCGCTCGGCGACGACGTGCCGTCCATCGCGGCCACCGCGGCCGAGCCCACGCACGACGCGCTGCTCACGTTGTTCGGCACATCGGCGACGGTGCCACCGCTGCGGAACCGCTCGGGCGACCTGCCGGCGCTGGTCGACGCCCTGCTAGCAGGGCTGGCCGCGCACCGCGACGTGCGGCTCTCCCGGGAGGCGCTGCGGCTGCTGAGCCGCTACGACTGGCCCGGCAACGTGCGCCAGCTCAGGGATGCGCTCGCGTCGGCGCTGCGCCGCCGTCCCGTGGGCCGCATCGAGGCGGCGGACCTGCCGGCGTTCTGCCAGAGCGCGCCGCGCAGCTCGCTGCGTCCGGTCGACCAGGCCGAGCGCGACGCGATCGTCAACGCGCTGCGCGACGCCGGCGGCAACCGGGTGGCCGCGGCGGCCGCGCTCGGCCTGGCGCGCTCGACGCTCTACCGGAAGATCCGGCAGTACCGGATCACCGTCTGA
- a CDS encoding FadR/GntR family transcriptional regulator — translation MTAVEHSLRSLLAQGAEDGTFGPGSKLPTERDLVERLSAPRSAIRRALEALEHEGVIVRHVGRGTFLAEAPAPRRGAPPDTSPAEIMQVRLVLEPPVAALAARVATQADLDRIGRCLDRGGEADGFEAFEAWDARLHRAIAEAAHNGLLMNMFDVMNTARHLPVWGSLKRRTSTPERRRCYHTEHTAIVDALRDRDPDGAQVAMHRHLHNVADSLLGRR, via the coding sequence GTGACCGCGGTGGAACACTCGCTGCGCTCCCTGTTGGCCCAGGGCGCGGAGGACGGCACGTTCGGGCCGGGATCCAAGCTGCCGACGGAGCGCGACCTGGTCGAGCGCCTCTCCGCCCCGCGCAGCGCGATCCGGCGTGCCCTGGAGGCACTCGAGCACGAGGGCGTGATCGTCCGCCACGTCGGGCGCGGCACCTTCCTCGCCGAGGCTCCAGCGCCGCGGCGGGGCGCACCGCCCGACACAAGTCCGGCCGAGATCATGCAGGTCCGGCTCGTCCTCGAGCCTCCCGTCGCAGCGCTCGCCGCGCGCGTCGCCACCCAGGCCGACCTCGACCGGATCGGGCGCTGCCTCGACCGCGGCGGCGAGGCCGACGGGTTCGAGGCCTTCGAGGCATGGGACGCGAGGCTGCACCGCGCCATCGCGGAGGCCGCCCACAACGGCCTGCTCATGAACATGTTCGACGTCATGAACACCGCCCGGCACCTGCCCGTGTGGGGAAGCCTGAAGCGCCGCACCTCCACCCCCGAGCGGCGCCGTTGCTACCACACCGAGCACACCGCCATCGTCGATGCGCTGCGCGACCGCGACCCTGACGGCGCCCAGGTCGCCATGCACCGGCACCTGCACAACGTCGCCGACAGCCTCCTCGGCCGACGCTGA